A window of Conger conger chromosome 13, fConCon1.1, whole genome shotgun sequence contains these coding sequences:
- the LOC133108103 gene encoding caspase a-like, which yields MADKLLFDARRELVERVSRHVLLQLLDDLLQDRVVNDGEKDAVIEENKSTADQARCLLDKVRKRGPKACGKFISRLQERDPVLCELLNLGPVSPPAPPAPSELSLPLPQQEVTCSPSQQEPSAVLIPCTPQFKKALLEKEGAEIYPMKEKGQRKRMALLINNVKFDHLSERRGAEKDVENMEEQLKALDYTVETHRDLSAQDIDEAVKGFSQHQAHLESDSTFVVIMSHGKRDAICGIHYNDEDPQENNLFLIDNIFTHLNTKNCAGLRNKPKVIVIQACRGGEIGTVWVSDSASAPKSLEDDGMWRELKERDFACLMACTPDTKAYRDPVKGAFLIQKLVETIKTHAHKDHIEELFRKVRNQFDGSKLQMPVTDRTSLGKKFYLFPGL from the exons ATGGCag ATAAACTGCTATTCGATGCGAGGAGGGAGTTGGTGGAGAGAGTATCGAGGCATGTGCTCTTGCAGCTGCTGGATGACCTTTTGCAGGACAGGGTTGTGAACGACGGAGAAAAGGACGCTGTGATCGAGGAGAACAAAAGCACAGCAGATCAGGCGCGATGCCTCTTGGATAAAGTGCGAAAGCGAGGCCCGAAGGCCTGTGGGAAATTCATCTCCCGGCTGCAGGAACGAGACCCTGTCCTGTGTGAGCTCCTGAACCTGGGCCCGGTCTCGCCACCTGCACCGCCAG CCCCATCGGAGCTGTCCCTCCCGCTCCCTCAGCAGGAGGTGACCTGCTCGCCATCTCAGCAGGAGCCTAGCGCAGTGCTCATCCCCTGCACCCCACAGTTCAAGAAGGCCCtgctggagaaggagggggCTGAG ATTTACCCCATGAAGGAGAAGGGTCAGCGCAAGCGCATGGCTCTGCTCATCAACAATGTCAAGTTTGACCACCTGTCTGAGAGGCGCGGGGCCGAAAAAGATGTAGAAAACATGGAGGAACAACTGAAAGCACTGGACTACACTGTGGAGACACACAGGGATCTGTCTGCCCAG gacATCGATGAAGCTGTCAAAGGGTTCTCTCAGCATCAGGCCCATTTGGAGTCGGACAGCACGTTTGTGGTGATCATGTCCCATGGAAAGAGGGATGCCATCTGCGGGATCCACTATAACGATGAAGACCCCCAGGAAAATAACCTCTTCCTCATTGACAACATCttcacacacctcaacacaaagAACTGTGCTGGGCTGCGCAACAAACCCAAAGTCATTGTGATCCAGGCGTGCAGAGGGG GTGAAATCGGGACAGTCTGGGTGAGTGACAGTGCTTCCGCGCCCAAATCTCTGGAGGATGACGGCATGTGGAGGGAACTCAAGGAGAGAGATTTTGCCTGTCTCATGGCCTGCACCCCTG ACACCAAGGCCTACAGAGATCCTGTCAAAGGAGCCTTTTTAATCCAGAAGCTTGTGGAGACCATCAAAACACACGCCCACAAGGACCATATTGAGGAACTGTTCCGGAAG GTTAGGAATCAGTTTGACGGTTCCAAACTTCAGATGCCAGTCACAGACAGAACGTCTTTGGGCAAGAAGTTCTACTTATTCCCTGGACTGTGA
- the LOC133107845 gene encoding syntaxin-1A-like isoform X2, whose translation MRRNHSAILAAPDPDEKMKVDLEVLGSDIKELANKVRSKLKGIQHSIEQEEGQNRSSADLRIRKTQHSTLSRAFVEVMSEYNSTQSDYRERCKGRILRQLEITGRNITNEELESMLGSDNPAIFTSGMVMDCKISEQAVSEIETRHAEIMRLESSVHELHHMFLDLAVLAENQGVLVNNIERNVRGAEEYVEKAKEQTKAAISVRKVSRRKMMCAGICLAVVLAVLIIALAAGLS comes from the exons ATGAGACGGAACCACAGCGCCATCCTGGCAGCGCCCGACCCGGACGAAA AGATGAAGGTGGACCTGGAGGTTCTGGGGAGCGATATTAAGGAGCTGGCGAATAAAGTGCGCTCAAAATTAAAGG ggaTACAGCACAGCATTGAGCAGGAGGAGGGACAGAACAGGTCATCAGCCGACCTGAGAATACGCAAGAcccag catTCCACTTTGTCCCGTGCATTTGTGGAAGTGATGTCAGAATACAACTCCACCCAGTCAGACTACAGGGAGCGGTGTAAGGGCCGGATCCTGCGGCAGCTCGAGATCA ctGGTAGGAACATCACCAATGAGGAGCTGGAAAGTATGCTGGGAAGTGACAACCCTGCCATCTTTACCTCCGGG ATGGTGATGGACTGTAAGATCAGTGAACAGGCGGTGAGCGAGATCGAGACGCGGCACGCTGAGATCATGCGTCTGGAGAGCAGTGTTCACGAGCTGCACCACATGTTCCTGGACCTGGCCGTGCTGGCGGAGAACCAG GGGGTGTTGGTGAACAACATCGAGAGGAACGTGCGGGGTGCGGAGGAGTACGTGGAGAAGGCCAAGGAGCAGACCAAGGCCGCCATCAGCGTCCGCAAAGTTAGCCGGCGC aAGATGATGTGTGCTGGGATCTGCTTGGCTGTGGTGTTGGCTGTTCTCATCATCGCACTGGCTGCAGGCCTCAGCTAG